From Novipirellula galeiformis, the proteins below share one genomic window:
- the rpsK gene encoding 30S ribosomal protein S11 translates to MAKTNKKKRVRRNVTSGIAHIHATFNNTTVTITDPKGDTLCWASAGTSGFKGSRKSTPFAGQCAAQQAAEKATKFGMRDVEVRVKGPGSGRESAITSLQAAGLNVKLIEEVTPIPHNGCRPRKKRRV, encoded by the coding sequence GTGGCAAAGACAAATAAAAAGAAGCGAGTTCGCCGTAACGTCACCAGCGGCATTGCGCACATCCACGCAACGTTCAACAACACCACCGTCACCATCACCGATCCCAAGGGTGACACGTTGTGCTGGGCGAGTGCCGGAACCAGTGGCTTCAAAGGAAGCCGTAAAAGCACTCCGTTCGCCGGCCAATGTGCGGCACAGCAAGCTGCCGAGAAGGCCACCAAGTTCGGCATGCGTGACGTTGAAGTCCGCGTGAAGGGCCCAGGCTCAGGTCGCGAGAGTGCGATTACCTCGCTTCAAGCAGCAGGTTTGAATGTGAAGTTGATCGAAGAAGTGACTCCGATCCCTCATAACGGTTGCCGTCCTCGCAAAAAGCGACGCGTGTAA
- a CDS encoding thymidylate synthase, which yields MRTYLQLLDEVLNHGLDRDDRTGVGTRGLFGRQMRFDLSEGFPLLTTKKLHVRSILHELLWFLSGDTNIHYLRENGVSIWDEWADEDGNLGPVYGQQWRCWEGGNGETIDQIARVTQEIRENPESRRLVVSAWNVHQIDQMALPPCHLLFQFYVAGGKLSCQLYQRSADLFLGVPFNIASYALLTMMMAKVTGLEAGDFVHTLGDVHLYRNHFDQAREQLTRHPKPLPKMQIQSAPDTLDGFVFDDFKLIDYNPDPSIKAPIAV from the coding sequence ATGCGAACTTACCTACAACTGCTCGATGAAGTCTTGAATCATGGCTTGGACCGCGACGACCGCACCGGCGTGGGGACCCGAGGATTGTTTGGTCGTCAAATGCGCTTTGACCTCAGCGAAGGATTCCCCTTGCTGACGACCAAGAAACTCCACGTCCGCTCGATTTTGCATGAATTGCTGTGGTTTCTCTCTGGCGATACGAACATCCACTACTTGCGTGAAAACGGCGTCAGCATTTGGGACGAATGGGCCGATGAGGATGGCAACCTTGGCCCGGTCTATGGACAACAGTGGCGTTGCTGGGAGGGAGGAAACGGCGAGACGATCGACCAAATCGCCCGAGTCACCCAAGAGATCCGCGAAAACCCCGAATCTCGGCGTCTGGTGGTTTCGGCATGGAACGTCCACCAGATCGATCAAATGGCACTGCCCCCGTGTCATTTGCTGTTCCAGTTCTACGTGGCCGGCGGAAAGTTGTCTTGCCAACTCTATCAACGCAGCGCCGATCTGTTCTTAGGCGTTCCCTTCAACATCGCCAGCTACGCCTTGCTCACCATGATGATGGCGAAGGTGACCGGGCTCGAGGCGGGCGATTTTGTCCACACGCTCGGCGACGTCCATCTCTACCGAAACCACTTTGATCAGGCGCGTGAACAACTCACACGGCACCCCAAACCGCTGCCCAAGATGCAAATTCAATCTGCCCCCGACACACTCGACGGGTTTGTTTTCGACGACTTTAAACTGATCGACTACAACCCCGATCCAAGCATCAAAGCCCCGATCGCGGTATGA
- a CDS encoding WecB/TagA/CpsF family glycosyltransferase, producing MIDLGKFNVLGINVSAIDYESAVQQVVEAGRKGEPLAVTALAVHGVMTGVGDREHQYRLNQFDLVCPDGQPVRWALNRLYGCGLSDRVYGPNLTLKICEAAAAAGVSIFLFGATQEMLDGFAENLGAQFPKLQIAGKRASKFRHLTVAERDELAAEIRSSGAGICFVGLGCPRQEVFAYEMRERVSMPMIAVGAAFAFHAGKLAQAPPWMQRLGLEWLFRFTREPKRLWKRYATTNPAFVSLFALQKLRLYKRHPEAGVKPQSDVLFG from the coding sequence ATGATTGATTTAGGAAAGTTTAATGTTCTGGGGATCAACGTCAGTGCGATCGATTACGAATCGGCCGTGCAGCAAGTTGTCGAAGCGGGCCGCAAAGGCGAACCGCTCGCGGTCACCGCGTTGGCGGTGCACGGGGTGATGACAGGAGTCGGAGATCGTGAGCACCAGTACCGCTTGAATCAGTTTGATTTGGTGTGCCCCGATGGCCAACCGGTTCGTTGGGCGCTGAATCGGTTGTACGGGTGTGGGTTGTCCGATCGCGTCTATGGTCCGAATTTGACGTTGAAAATTTGTGAAGCGGCGGCGGCGGCAGGAGTCTCGATCTTTTTGTTTGGTGCGACCCAAGAGATGCTCGATGGTTTTGCCGAGAATCTCGGTGCACAGTTCCCGAAACTTCAAATTGCCGGAAAGCGAGCGTCCAAATTCCGCCACTTGACGGTTGCCGAGCGGGATGAGTTGGCCGCCGAGATTCGCAGCAGCGGTGCTGGGATTTGCTTCGTCGGTCTCGGCTGTCCTCGCCAAGAGGTGTTTGCCTATGAGATGCGTGAGCGAGTCAGTATGCCGATGATCGCGGTGGGAGCCGCGTTTGCATTTCACGCTGGGAAGCTGGCCCAAGCCCCGCCGTGGATGCAGCGTCTTGGCTTGGAATGGCTGTTTCGTTTTACTCGCGAACCGAAGCGATTGTGGAAACGCTATGCCACGACGAATCCCGCGTTTGTCTCTTTGTTCGCGTTGCAAAAGCTGCGTCTTTATAAACGGCACCCCGAGGCAGGGGTTAAACCGCAAAGCGATGTGTTGTTTGGCTAA
- a CDS encoding bL17 family ribosomal protein, with translation MRHRRKGRVLGRSPSHRKALLKNLASALFLTERDASLDDNAPKVTGRIITTLHKAKEVRPLVEKCITIAKKSIPAAEEARKYAAPAERGSDAYKKWRTSDDWKKWAAARAPVVAAQRRVVQLIGDRQATSILFDTIAERFVERPGGYTRILRLAKPRLGDAGTRAILELVGKNDRVKRKAERPAFESEAPAQESETVAASSNE, from the coding sequence ATGCGACATCGACGAAAAGGCCGCGTGCTTGGACGAAGTCCTAGCCACCGCAAGGCGCTGCTGAAGAACTTGGCCAGTGCTCTATTCCTTACTGAACGCGATGCATCCCTCGACGACAACGCGCCGAAGGTGACAGGCCGTATCATCACGACCCTGCACAAAGCCAAAGAGGTTCGCCCCTTGGTTGAAAAGTGCATCACGATCGCGAAAAAGTCCATTCCTGCGGCTGAAGAAGCTCGCAAGTACGCTGCTCCTGCCGAACGTGGCAGCGACGCATACAAGAAATGGCGAACCAGCGATGACTGGAAGAAATGGGCTGCCGCTCGTGCCCCCGTCGTTGCCGCTCAACGACGCGTGGTGCAACTGATTGGCGATCGCCAAGCTACCAGCATCCTGTTCGACACCATCGCGGAACGCTTCGTCGAACGCCCAGGTGGATACACACGCATCCTGCGTTTGGCCAAGCCACGACTCGGCGATGCCGGCACCCGAGCAATCCTCGAACTGGTTGGCAAAAACGACCGCGTGAAGCGCAAAGCCGAACGCCCTGCGTTTGAGTCCGAAGCGCCAGCACAAGAAAGCGAAACCGTCGCTGCTTCCAGCAACGAGTAA
- the rpsM gene encoding 30S ribosomal protein S13, which translates to MGVDVPNDKQIQYSLTYLFGIGLHTAREVCEKLGIEPTRIANDLAEDELSRITALLERDYTVEGPLRRQITQNINRLREVRCYRGIRHRVSLPVRGQRTKTNARTRKGPRKTVAGKKGVKDLR; encoded by the coding sequence ATGGGCGTCGATGTGCCAAACGACAAGCAAATCCAATATTCGCTGACCTATTTATTTGGGATCGGTCTGCATACGGCCCGTGAGGTGTGCGAAAAGCTTGGGATTGAGCCGACTCGAATCGCAAACGACCTAGCTGAGGATGAACTCAGCCGAATCACCGCATTACTCGAGCGTGACTACACCGTCGAAGGCCCCCTTCGTCGTCAAATCACTCAAAACATCAACCGACTTCGCGAAGTCCGCTGCTATCGCGGCATCCGACATCGCGTCAGTTTGCCTGTCCGTGGCCAGCGAACCAAAACGAACGCTCGGACCCGTAAAGGCCCACGCAAGACCGTTGCAGGCAAGAAGGGCGTCAAGGATTTGCGCTAG
- a CDS encoding dihydrofolate reductase — protein sequence MNPSGDLTSSAPRSRSARQSRSARQSRVIALVAMTPTGVIGKDGDMPWRLRSDLQRFKSLTMGGTLIMGRRTYDSIGRPLPGRRTIVITRNPDWHSAGVLRAENPAESLKLAEQSATALTETSATPNGALVNRDVFVVGGAEVYHQLIPECDEVWLTRVWSTVSGDTILQIDLSNFLQIEQTRLPASAKNSVPTEFLRMVRRNS from the coding sequence ATGAACCCAAGCGGCGACCTCACTTCCTCGGCCCCTCGATCTCGATCGGCCCGTCAATCTCGATCGGCCCGTCAATCTCGCGTAATCGCGTTGGTTGCCATGACCCCTACGGGGGTGATTGGCAAGGATGGCGACATGCCTTGGCGGCTGCGCAGCGATCTTCAGCGGTTCAAAAGCCTGACCATGGGAGGCACCTTGATCATGGGGCGCCGCACCTATGATTCCATTGGGCGACCGCTGCCCGGGCGTCGCACCATCGTGATCACGCGCAACCCCGATTGGCACAGCGCAGGGGTACTACGAGCGGAAAACCCTGCGGAATCGCTAAAACTAGCCGAACAATCCGCCACCGCTCTGACGGAAACTTCCGCCACCCCTAATGGGGCACTTGTCAATCGAGACGTGTTTGTCGTAGGCGGAGCGGAGGTCTACCACCAGTTGATACCGGAGTGTGACGAAGTGTGGCTAACTCGTGTCTGGTCAACGGTTTCGGGCGACACGATTCTGCAGATCGACCTCTCTAATTTCCTTCAAATCGAACAAACTCGACTCCCCGCCTCTGCGAAAAACAGTGTTCCCACGGAGTTCCTCCGCATGGTTCGCAGAAATTCTTAG
- a CDS encoding DNA-directed RNA polymerase subunit alpha, producing MTMHIRWRGMELPSSLEVDRDTLTSTYGKFSAEPFERGFGASVGNSLRRVLLSSLMGSAVTQIKIRGAQHEFTTIPGVMEDMTEIVLNVKSLVVRNHTEATRVITVERDKAGPITGADIQTDADVEIINKNHVIATLTDDVPFMMEMVVENGRGYVPSTEHSSVDHEIGIIPIDAVFSPITRVRYEVEETRVGQKTNFDRLMLEVWSDGSVSPELALVESAKILRKHLNPFVQYRELGPSIFSAARGGTGSPEAQLEAKLNMTLGDLRLSVRANNCLESENIMTVRDLVQRSEDALLEVRNFGDTTLNEVREKLSQYGLHLGMRVPNQPLF from the coding sequence ATGACGATGCACATTCGATGGCGTGGCATGGAACTTCCAAGCTCGCTCGAAGTCGATCGCGATACCCTCACATCGACCTACGGAAAATTTTCGGCTGAACCTTTCGAGCGTGGCTTTGGTGCAAGCGTGGGCAATAGCCTGCGACGCGTGCTGCTGAGCAGCTTGATGGGCAGTGCGGTCACGCAAATCAAAATCCGCGGCGCTCAGCATGAATTCACCACCATTCCTGGGGTGATGGAAGACATGACTGAGATCGTGTTGAACGTGAAAAGCCTCGTCGTCCGCAATCACACCGAAGCCACTCGCGTGATCACGGTCGAACGCGATAAAGCGGGACCGATCACCGGCGCCGACATCCAAACCGATGCCGACGTTGAGATCATCAACAAAAATCACGTCATTGCGACCCTCACAGACGACGTTCCATTCATGATGGAAATGGTCGTTGAAAACGGTCGTGGTTACGTCCCGAGCACTGAACACAGCAGCGTGGACCACGAGATTGGAATCATTCCAATCGATGCGGTCTTCAGCCCGATCACGCGTGTGCGTTACGAAGTCGAGGAAACTCGTGTTGGTCAAAAGACTAACTTCGACCGCCTGATGCTGGAAGTTTGGAGCGATGGCAGCGTGAGCCCTGAGTTGGCGTTGGTGGAATCGGCGAAGATTCTCCGCAAGCACCTCAACCCATTCGTTCAATACCGCGAACTCGGCCCGAGTATCTTCTCGGCAGCACGCGGGGGAACGGGATCGCCCGAGGCACAACTCGAAGCGAAGCTCAACATGACGCTGGGCGATCTGCGATTGTCGGTCCGAGCAAACAATTGCTTGGAAAGCGAAAACATCATGACCGTTCGCGACTTGGTGCAACGCTCCGAAGACGCACTGCTTGAAGTTCGCAACTTTGGCGACACAACGCTAAACGAAGTACGCGAGAAACTCTCACAGTACGGTTTGCATCTTGGCATGCGAGTGCCAAACCAACCTTTGTTCTAA
- a CDS encoding class I SAM-dependent methyltransferase, giving the protein MTLSRTLEPETMDGLDEAVAYLEMNHSAVNRCFVDDLFAGGSTGPRVIDLGCGPAILSIEIASRAPTIEVMGIDLSGEMLDLAKIEIDLAGMLYQISLHQADAKSMEPYEDEIADTVVSNSLLHHLENPASTIKTAMRLVKTEGRVFIRDLMRPDTEAALERLVQLHAGDENEVAQQLLRQSLHAALTLDEIRKIAQACGIDPDCVQSTSDRHWTIDWTRP; this is encoded by the coding sequence GTGACACTCTCTCGCACCCTTGAACCCGAGACCATGGATGGGCTTGACGAAGCGGTGGCTTACCTTGAGATGAACCATTCGGCGGTCAATCGCTGCTTTGTCGACGACCTCTTCGCTGGCGGATCCACGGGCCCCCGAGTGATCGATCTCGGTTGCGGGCCGGCGATCCTCTCCATCGAAATCGCCTCGCGGGCCCCCACGATCGAAGTGATGGGCATCGATTTATCGGGCGAGATGCTCGATCTAGCCAAGATCGAAATTGATCTTGCTGGCATGCTGTATCAAATTTCGCTTCACCAGGCGGATGCGAAATCGATGGAACCGTATGAAGACGAGATCGCCGATACGGTCGTTTCGAATAGCTTGCTACATCACTTGGAAAATCCCGCGTCCACGATCAAGACCGCGATGCGCTTGGTCAAAACCGAAGGTCGTGTCTTCATTCGAGACCTGATGCGTCCGGACACCGAAGCGGCTTTGGAAAGGCTCGTTCAATTACACGCCGGTGATGAAAACGAAGTCGCCCAGCAATTGCTGCGACAATCGCTGCACGCCGCTCTGACGCTCGATGAAATCCGCAAGATTGCCCAGGCATGTGGAATCGATCCCGACTGCGTTCAGAGCACGAGCGATCGACACTGGACGATTGACTGGACGCGTCCCTGA